A genomic region of Cloacibacillus sp. contains the following coding sequences:
- a CDS encoding ABC transporter ATP-binding protein, producing the protein MTETKKTLVSMRGIDKVFYGRHANRGVDFDLFAGEVHSILGENGAGKTTLMNCLAGIYLPDAGSIYIGEEPVFLPNPKAAIDNGIGMVHQHFMLVPVFTVWENIILGLSDIPLVINKEEIIARIREISDRYGLAVNPEAKVWQLSIGEQQRVEILKMLYRGTKVLILDEPTSVLTPQETREFFKTLKNMVAAGHGIVLISHKIEEIMEISDRLTVLRRGERVATRRAAGISKEEIAEMMVGHCLEGASLSEERREPGEVVFACSRISLKDERGAAALKEVSLSVRGGEILGIAGVDGNGQDELCEVLAGLRSPDSGSVSIEGNDITHQRARGYIERGISYIPADRKGVGLIANMSVIENIALKGYCRPPMERGRLFMDWPYITNFAAERVKDYDVQIPDLFAPVRVLSGGNLQKLMLSREISDTTKVIIAMQPTWGLDVGAAEFVHNRLLEAREAGAAVILISKDLQELTSLSDRIAVMYGGEISGVVEGPQKTDVEKIGLLMAGIRERA; encoded by the coding sequence ATGACTGAGACAAAAAAAACACTTGTGTCAATGCGCGGCATAGATAAGGTCTTCTACGGGCGGCACGCCAACAGAGGCGTAGATTTTGACCTGTTCGCCGGCGAGGTGCACAGCATCCTCGGGGAAAACGGCGCAGGCAAGACCACACTTATGAACTGTCTCGCGGGAATATACCTTCCAGACGCCGGCTCGATATACATCGGCGAAGAGCCGGTCTTTCTGCCCAACCCCAAAGCGGCCATCGACAACGGCATCGGCATGGTGCATCAGCACTTTATGCTCGTCCCCGTATTTACCGTCTGGGAAAACATCATCCTCGGACTCAGCGACATCCCCCTCGTCATCAATAAAGAGGAGATCATCGCGCGCATCCGCGAGATATCCGACCGCTACGGCCTCGCCGTCAACCCAGAGGCAAAGGTCTGGCAGCTCTCCATCGGCGAGCAGCAGCGCGTGGAGATACTGAAAATGCTCTACCGCGGTACCAAGGTCCTGATACTCGACGAGCCAACCTCCGTCCTCACGCCTCAGGAGACCCGCGAATTCTTCAAGACCCTGAAAAACATGGTGGCGGCGGGGCACGGTATCGTCCTGATCTCCCACAAAATAGAGGAGATCATGGAAATCTCCGACCGCCTTACAGTGCTGCGCAGGGGCGAGCGCGTGGCGACCCGCCGGGCCGCCGGCATCTCGAAAGAGGAGATCGCGGAGATGATGGTCGGCCACTGCCTTGAGGGCGCCTCACTTTCGGAGGAGCGCAGGGAACCGGGAGAGGTGGTCTTCGCCTGTTCCCGCATCTCACTGAAAGACGAGCGCGGCGCGGCGGCGCTGAAAGAGGTCTCTCTCTCTGTACGAGGCGGCGAGATACTCGGTATCGCCGGCGTCGACGGAAACGGCCAGGATGAGCTCTGCGAAGTTCTCGCGGGGCTGCGCTCCCCCGATTCCGGTTCGGTATCCATCGAGGGGAACGATATTACACATCAGAGGGCGCGCGGCTACATTGAAAGGGGTATCAGCTACATCCCCGCCGACCGTAAGGGCGTGGGGCTCATAGCTAATATGAGCGTCATTGAAAACATCGCCCTGAAGGGTTACTGCCGCCCGCCGATGGAGAGGGGACGCCTCTTCATGGACTGGCCCTACATCACGAATTTCGCGGCGGAGCGCGTCAAAGATTACGACGTCCAGATACCGGACCTATTTGCGCCTGTGCGCGTGCTTTCGGGCGGAAATCTGCAAAAGCTGATGCTCTCCCGCGAGATATCCGATACGACAAAGGTCATCATCGCGATGCAGCCCACCTGGGGGCTCGACGTAGGCGCGGCGGAGTTCGTCCATAATAGGCTGCTTGAGGCGCGCGAGGCGGGAGCCGCCGTAATTCTAATCTCAAAGGATCTGCAGGAGCTGACCTCCCTCTCCGACCGCATCGCCGTCATGTACGGCGGCGAGATAAGCGGCGTTGTGGAAGGTCCGCAAAAGACCGACGTCGAAAAAATCGGTCTGTTGATGGCGGGTATCAGGGAGAGGGCTTAG
- a CDS encoding GntR family transcriptional regulator encodes MRSDTPNNLVNDIYVSLKQDILWLRLKPKTMLTETYLAEIYKTSKTPIREALSMLVRDELVSVFPRKGYMVTDVSMSDMRDMHQYRYILENANLVHAVKYATKEQLAHLDELAEMDRYYTEDDPHFSKEVVCNNAFHFYLAEMTGNRILLKQLTDTLEKLQRIMYFVAEKNYMFRGCEEHHQLVRHIADKELEKAQIILHHHISEVLEHISKMRGISKLF; translated from the coding sequence ATGAGATCAGATACACCCAACAACCTGGTAAACGATATTTATGTTTCCCTCAAGCAGGATATCCTCTGGCTGCGGCTCAAGCCGAAGACCATGCTGACGGAAACCTATCTGGCCGAGATATACAAGACCAGTAAGACGCCGATACGGGAGGCGCTGTCAATGCTCGTGCGCGACGAACTCGTAAGCGTCTTTCCGCGCAAGGGGTACATGGTCACCGATGTCTCTATGAGCGATATGCGCGACATGCACCAGTACCGCTACATACTTGAGAACGCCAACCTCGTCCACGCCGTGAAGTACGCCACCAAGGAACAGCTCGCCCACCTTGACGAGCTTGCGGAGATGGACCGTTATTATACGGAGGACGATCCGCACTTTTCCAAAGAGGTGGTCTGCAACAACGCCTTTCATTTTTACCTCGCGGAGATGACCGGCAACCGCATCCTTCTCAAACAGCTGACCGACACCCTGGAAAAACTGCAGCGCATAATGTACTTCGTCGCGGAGAAAAATTACATGTTCCGCGGCTGCGAAGAACATCACCAGCTTGTGCGGCACATCGCCGACAAAGAGCTGGAAAAGGCGCAGATCATCCTCCACCACCATATCAGCGAGGTGCTGGAACACATTTCGAAGATGCGCGGGATCTCCAAACTATTTTAA
- a CDS encoding DMT family transporter gives MKMFKGRGKLSSYMLAAAVTFIWSITFVATKYLLSYLSPGEILLYRVAVAYVIFVAADPHRLPPLDLRTELKIAAAGFLGITLYFLCENTALSFSTASNVALLCSTAPLLTGVVSHIFTSSEKMSRRFAVGSVFCLIGIFFIIFNGHFVLKLNPLGDMIALFAALTFAGYSVVIRDVKCDYTPAQIARKMLFYTLISLLLLTLTPVVRLHPSQLMRPAVAGNILFLGLFALAFCTWGWNIVIWSLGAVKANNLIYLTPPITMLFSALILNERITLFAIAGGLLILAGVYISQKIH, from the coding sequence ATGAAAATGTTCAAAGGGCGCGGAAAGCTTTCCAGCTATATGCTCGCCGCCGCGGTGACGTTTATCTGGAGCATCACCTTCGTTGCCACAAAATATCTGCTTAGCTATCTCTCCCCCGGAGAAATACTTCTCTATCGCGTCGCCGTCGCCTATGTTATTTTTGTGGCCGCCGACCCTCACCGGCTGCCGCCGCTGGATCTGAGGACGGAGTTAAAGATCGCGGCGGCCGGTTTTCTTGGAATAACGCTCTATTTTCTCTGTGAAAATACGGCGCTCTCCTTCAGCACCGCCTCCAACGTTGCGCTTCTCTGCTCTACCGCTCCCCTGCTGACGGGGGTCGTATCCCATATCTTCACGTCCAGCGAGAAGATGTCGCGCCGCTTTGCCGTCGGCAGCGTCTTTTGCCTGATCGGGATATTCTTCATCATCTTTAACGGACACTTTGTCCTGAAGCTCAATCCGCTTGGTGACATGATCGCCCTCTTTGCCGCCCTCACCTTCGCCGGATATTCCGTGGTCATCCGCGACGTGAAGTGTGACTATACGCCGGCGCAGATAGCACGCAAGATGCTCTTCTATACGCTTATCTCCCTGCTGCTGCTGACGCTCACGCCGGTGGTGCGGCTCCATCCGTCACAGCTGATGCGCCCAGCCGTAGCCGGAAATATCCTATTCCTCGGCCTCTTCGCCTTGGCCTTCTGCACCTGGGGCTGGAACATCGTCATCTGGAGCCTCGGCGCGGTCAAGGCGAACAACCTGATTTACCTTACGCCGCCGATAACGATGCTCTTCTCGGCGCTGATATTAAACGAAAGAATAACGCTCTTCGCAATCGCGGGGGGACTGCTGATACTGGCCGGCGTATATATATCGCAAAAGATACATTAA
- a CDS encoding GntR family transcriptional regulator, whose translation MAHREYDPNEKNNLFNNIYLSLKQDILWLRLKPGTLLTEAYLADKFEISKTPIREALMRLSYDGLVTIFPRKGYCVSEISFSDIQDMHEYRYILENTCLSKVMESATEEELEYLDSLSYKDRAVYRDEEPFFSKEPSNDERDSEFHIYLAEMAGNRIIYNQLVDVLEKLQRPMLCVAEKEYMTRGMDEHHQLVELIRARDFTAAQSLLRGHINEVYEHCARISTISKLF comes from the coding sequence ATGGCTCACAGGGAATACGACCCAAACGAGAAGAACAACCTGTTCAATAATATTTATCTCTCGCTGAAACAGGATATTTTATGGCTTCGTCTAAAACCGGGAACGCTTTTAACCGAGGCCTATCTGGCGGACAAATTCGAGATCAGCAAGACCCCCATCCGCGAGGCGCTCATGCGCCTCTCATACGACGGTCTGGTGACGATCTTTCCGCGCAAGGGATACTGCGTCAGCGAAATATCCTTTTCCGATATTCAGGACATGCACGAGTACCGGTATATCCTGGAGAATACCTGCCTGAGCAAGGTAATGGAAAGCGCCACTGAAGAGGAACTTGAATATCTGGACAGCCTTTCGTACAAAGACCGGGCCGTCTACCGCGACGAGGAGCCGTTTTTTTCCAAAGAACCGTCCAATGACGAACGTGACAGCGAGTTTCACATTTATCTGGCCGAGATGGCTGGAAATAGGATCATTTATAACCAGCTTGTGGACGTTTTGGAAAAATTACAGCGTCCCATGCTCTGCGTCGCCGAAAAGGAATATATGACGCGCGGCATGGATGAACATCATCAGCTTGTCGAACTTATAAGAGCCAGAGACTTTACGGCGGCACAGTCCCTGCTCCGCGGACATATAAACGAAGTCTACGAACACTGCGCAAGGATAAGCACCATCAGCAAGCTTTTTTAA
- a CDS encoding trimethylamine methyltransferase family protein, which yields MYIGKRYYSNESTYHVFGAKEAAEVHAASCRVLQEQGMLIKHEEARELLKQAGALVEGEKVFIGASLVERSLKQLPSRVAVFDRDGEPAMFLEGRNVYYGSGSDTVNLLDYESRGRRAWTKADVQNAVRICDALPNIDFIMSMGIISDVPFEVNTREQYSQMILNSAKPHVVVADNARDLEDIFKMYIAVRGGAEALRMKPFAVVYNEPTSPLLHSFEAIDKLMLCARYGVPTNYAAGGMAGATTPISPAGTVVLNNAECLLGIVIHQLTNPGAPFVYGFGNSPMDMRTLQCCYALPGAIRIQSGMCEMAHYYNLPCWGEAGNGCSKICDEQAVEEAAQFIQMAALQGCNLTHDIGYLDFGLSYSLELLVISDDIIARTKEVMAGVEINEAALSVDEIKQAGYNGNYLRAASTRKAAKEDWRSDLGDYMTYDNWSAAGSKSMGERAHAKVLKIIEEYKPKEIDGAIKEKIDEIVGRAY from the coding sequence ATGTATATTGGCAAAAGGTATTATAGTAACGAATCCACCTATCACGTATTCGGCGCGAAGGAGGCGGCAGAGGTCCACGCGGCCAGCTGCCGCGTGCTGCAGGAGCAGGGAATGCTCATCAAGCACGAAGAGGCCCGCGAACTGCTGAAGCAGGCCGGAGCCCTCGTCGAGGGAGAGAAGGTCTTTATCGGCGCCTCGCTTGTCGAGCGCTCTCTGAAACAGCTTCCTTCGAGGGTTGCGGTCTTTGACCGCGACGGCGAACCGGCGATGTTCCTTGAGGGGCGCAACGTCTACTACGGCAGCGGCTCCGACACCGTCAACCTGCTTGATTACGAAAGCCGCGGCAGAAGAGCCTGGACGAAGGCCGACGTGCAGAACGCCGTAAGAATATGCGACGCGCTGCCCAATATAGACTTCATCATGTCGATGGGGATAATCTCCGACGTGCCCTTCGAGGTCAACACGCGCGAGCAGTACAGCCAGATGATACTCAACTCGGCAAAACCCCACGTCGTCGTCGCCGACAACGCGCGCGACCTTGAAGATATCTTTAAAATGTACATCGCCGTGAGAGGCGGCGCGGAGGCCCTGAGAATGAAGCCCTTCGCCGTCGTCTATAACGAGCCGACCTCCCCGCTGCTGCATTCCTTCGAAGCGATCGACAAGCTCATGCTCTGCGCGAGATACGGCGTGCCGACCAACTACGCCGCCGGCGGAATGGCGGGCGCCACCACACCTATATCGCCCGCCGGCACCGTGGTGCTCAACAACGCCGAATGTTTGCTGGGCATCGTCATCCACCAGCTGACCAATCCTGGCGCGCCGTTCGTCTACGGCTTCGGCAACTCGCCGATGGATATGCGCACGCTCCAGTGCTGCTACGCCCTGCCCGGCGCTATCAGGATACAGAGCGGCATGTGCGAGATGGCCCATTATTACAACCTGCCCTGCTGGGGCGAGGCGGGCAACGGCTGTTCAAAGATCTGCGACGAGCAGGCCGTCGAAGAGGCGGCGCAGTTCATCCAGATGGCCGCTTTGCAGGGCTGCAACCTGACCCACGACATCGGCTACCTTGACTTCGGCCTCAGCTATTCACTCGAACTGCTCGTGATCTCCGATGATATCATCGCCCGTACGAAAGAGGTGATGGCGGGCGTGGAGATAAACGAAGCGGCGTTATCCGTCGACGAGATCAAGCAGGCCGGTTATAACGGCAACTACCTGCGCGCCGCCTCGACGAGAAAGGCCGCCAAGGAGGACTGGCGCAGCGACCTCGGCGATTACATGACCTACGACAACTGGTCGGCGGCCGGTTCAAAATCAATGGGGGAACGAGCCCACGCCAAGGTTTTGAAGATCATAGAGGAATATAAGCCCAAGGAAATTGACGGCGCAATAAAAGAAAAGATAGACGAAATCGTCGGTCGCGCATACTGA
- a CDS encoding right-handed parallel beta-helix repeat-containing protein: MHNVQIDKPLKVLGAGREKTIFKADLAADYSDFILILGHVGEYGKDIAGTEISGIGFKYKTTGEQTAAIYYTGKGGKDAHVVIKGCSFTGDKGDTKSAIGITTPYSEEIGYLDVTDNIFKDMGYAMYFNSLKYSSITGNTVTGTKYNAINIAADNSEQYKCEGIVVSGNKLSEISRVGYEEDEYSSGIRIGENASGNTVTNNEIHMLNDKKAYFGFDQAAKLKTEVFFATLKEAVDIVEDNGIITLLADSEEEFSIAKNLEMLFDKETKIKAAAGNGYELNKYKTKYAVSKRPVKPVPPVDINEKIEPVAAETKKADPSDQAAKEKVVADISGAVKEDSITSKDIEVDTRGNVVAKKEVAEAAAADAVKKSGSGVTVKEIVPLPVFSASLAKEDDIAMVAYILTGNELKASKVEAVRVLKITSSNTGKFFSFEDNPADFGDGEYAIQTSQDVLLKKGAALDVKDSYKLLLMIKDNGEFDLSSAKKEIIDPAAIVSTTAPTPKPQPHGSSSSGCSAAGWGSLVLLAALPLFRKKR; the protein is encoded by the coding sequence GTGCATAACGTCCAGATCGACAAACCGCTGAAAGTTTTAGGCGCGGGAAGGGAAAAAACAATTTTTAAAGCCGACCTTGCCGCCGATTACAGTGATTTCATACTTATTCTTGGGCATGTTGGAGAGTATGGGAAGGATATCGCCGGGACAGAGATAAGTGGAATCGGATTTAAATATAAGACGACGGGCGAACAGACGGCGGCGATCTATTACACCGGAAAGGGCGGTAAGGACGCTCATGTCGTAATAAAAGGATGTTCCTTTACGGGAGATAAGGGAGACACAAAATCTGCCATAGGAATAACGACTCCTTACAGCGAAGAAATAGGATATTTGGACGTAACAGATAATATCTTCAAAGATATGGGCTACGCCATGTATTTCAATTCTTTAAAATATTCGTCGATAACAGGAAATACCGTTACGGGAACCAAGTACAACGCGATCAATATTGCCGCCGATAACAGCGAACAGTATAAATGCGAGGGCATAGTCGTCTCTGGGAATAAGCTCTCAGAGATATCAAGAGTGGGTTACGAAGAGGACGAGTATTCTTCCGGGATTCGCATAGGAGAAAATGCCTCCGGCAATACAGTTACGAATAATGAGATACACATGCTGAATGACAAGAAGGCCTATTTCGGTTTTGATCAGGCCGCAAAACTGAAAACAGAGGTATTTTTCGCCACCCTTAAAGAGGCTGTGGATATCGTTGAGGATAATGGCATCATCACGCTGCTTGCGGACAGTGAAGAGGAATTCTCAATCGCGAAGAATCTTGAGATGCTTTTTGATAAGGAAACAAAGATAAAAGCTGCCGCAGGAAATGGATATGAACTGAATAAATACAAGACAAAATATGCCGTCTCCAAGAGGCCTGTTAAGCCTGTACCTCCGGTTGATATAAACGAGAAGATAGAGCCGGTTGCCGCGGAAACGAAGAAAGCCGACCCGTCAGATCAGGCCGCCAAGGAGAAGGTGGTTGCGGATATCAGCGGTGCGGTGAAAGAGGATTCTATTACGTCAAAGGACATAGAGGTTGACACAAGAGGAAATGTTGTCGCCAAGAAGGAAGTGGCAGAGGCGGCGGCCGCGGACGCGGTCAAGAAATCCGGTTCCGGCGTTACGGTAAAGGAAATCGTGCCGCTTCCGGTATTCTCTGCGAGCCTTGCTAAGGAAGACGATATTGCGATGGTGGCGTATATTTTGACTGGAAATGAGTTGAAGGCATCCAAAGTGGAGGCAGTCAGGGTGTTGAAAATCACATCGTCCAATACCGGAAAATTCTTCAGTTTCGAAGATAATCCCGCTGACTTTGGCGACGGAGAATATGCGATTCAGACCAGTCAGGATGTTTTGCTTAAAAAAGGAGCGGCTCTTGACGTCAAGGATAGCTATAAACTTTTACTTATGATAAAGGATAATGGAGAGTTTGATCTATCTTCGGCGAAAAAAGAGATTATTGACCCGGCGGCAATCGTCTCCACGACTGCGCCCACGCCCAAACCACAGCCGCATGGCTCGTCGTCGAGCGGATGCAGCGCCGCGGGCTGGGGATCGCTGGTGCTGCTGGCAGCGCTGCCGCTGTTCAGGAAAAAGAGGTAA
- a CDS encoding BCCT family transporter, producing the protein MNKIRPYAFFPPFILLIIVAVYSLVVGMQNETQTVKVMADLFNLALDKLGWLYAAAALFVCILSFYFTFSKYGDIKFGGRDAVPEFTYWNWFAMTLCAGIAIGIVFWGVAEPIMQFQSPPESFGIAPFSEAAARFSLAQIFLEWTFTPYAMYTVCGISCAYAFYNMKEPKTISSAFIPFFGDKIKGVWGQILDAFIIFALVGGVITSLGEGVLQVASGLESQFGLPSSKISWGIISLVMMIMYTISSYTGINKGIRILSDINGKLFFLLLAFVIVVGPTIFNINLGLEGFANYVESFFSRHLFLAPVSGDPFPRIWTLFFFAIWYAWAPVTGMFLARMAYGRTVREFTMMNLVLPSIFGIVWFSFFGGTAMHMEIVQKLGIAKILNDKGVEAAMFAFLNFLPLAKITVPIFFVVIVLSFSTAADSMTSTVALMCTAPDAVEEGEEAPAVIKLAWGILMGFIAWLVITFAKIDGLRTVVTLAAAPAALIVIAQAVSSYMMLKGDAGKSVFK; encoded by the coding sequence ATGAACAAGATCAGGCCATACGCATTTTTCCCACCGTTTATACTGCTTATCATCGTCGCCGTTTACAGTCTCGTCGTCGGAATGCAGAATGAGACGCAGACCGTCAAGGTGATGGCGGATCTATTCAACCTCGCCCTTGACAAGCTGGGCTGGCTCTATGCCGCCGCCGCTCTTTTCGTCTGCATCCTCAGCTTCTACTTCACGTTTTCCAAATATGGAGACATCAAATTCGGCGGCAGGGACGCCGTGCCGGAGTTTACTTACTGGAACTGGTTCGCCATGACGCTCTGCGCCGGCATTGCGATCGGCATCGTATTCTGGGGCGTAGCCGAGCCGATCATGCAGTTTCAGAGTCCTCCGGAATCATTCGGGATCGCGCCTTTTTCAGAGGCGGCGGCGCGGTTCTCGCTCGCGCAGATATTCCTTGAATGGACCTTCACTCCCTACGCGATGTACACCGTATGCGGGATATCATGCGCCTACGCCTTCTATAATATGAAGGAGCCGAAGACGATCAGCTCCGCCTTTATCCCCTTCTTCGGCGATAAAATAAAGGGCGTCTGGGGACAGATACTTGACGCGTTTATCATCTTCGCGCTGGTCGGCGGTGTCATCACCTCCCTCGGTGAGGGCGTCCTTCAGGTCGCCAGCGGCCTCGAATCCCAGTTCGGCCTGCCCTCATCAAAGATATCATGGGGCATCATCTCGCTCGTCATGATGATCATGTACACGATCTCCAGCTATACCGGCATCAACAAGGGCATCAGGATACTGAGCGACATCAACGGCAAACTCTTTTTCCTGCTGCTGGCCTTCGTTATCGTAGTCGGTCCGACGATATTCAACATCAATCTCGGTCTTGAGGGCTTCGCCAACTATGTGGAATCATTCTTCAGCCGTCATCTCTTCCTCGCCCCCGTCAGCGGCGACCCCTTCCCGCGTATCTGGACGCTCTTCTTCTTCGCGATCTGGTACGCCTGGGCTCCCGTAACGGGAATGTTTCTCGCGCGTATGGCCTACGGCCGCACGGTGCGCGAGTTTACCATGATGAACCTCGTACTTCCGTCGATATTCGGCATCGTCTGGTTCTCCTTCTTCGGCGGCACCGCGATGCACATGGAGATAGTCCAGAAGTTGGGCATCGCCAAGATACTGAACGACAAGGGCGTGGAGGCGGCGATGTTCGCCTTCCTGAACTTCCTGCCTCTGGCAAAGATCACGGTCCCGATCTTCTTTGTAGTTATCGTGCTATCATTCTCCACCGCCGCCGACTCTATGACTTCGACCGTCGCCCTGATGTGTACGGCGCCGGACGCGGTCGAAGAAGGCGAAGAGGCTCCGGCGGTGATAAAGCTTGCCTGGGGCATCCTTATGGGATTTATCGCCTGGCTGGTGATAACTTTCGCGAAGATCGACGGGCTGCGCACCGTCGTGACGCTGGCCGCCGCCCCCGCGGCCCTGATAGTCATCGCCCAGGCGGTATCCTCATATATGATGCTGAAGGGAGACGCGGGAAAGTCCGTCTTCAAGTAG
- a CDS encoding helix-turn-helix transcriptional regulator, producing the protein MSVGKRIRALRAKSGISNQEELAYLVGTARQTVSSWERDIFLPDGANLIKLSKVLNTSIAYIMGETLDPGTVKRDEENHAEGDRRTTASPVYTLKAGGPSALFLSVERSEGGKTVRYDLPPELSARMLPFIEELWERIEREMEGK; encoded by the coding sequence ATGTCTGTAGGAAAACGGATTCGCGCGCTGCGTGCAAAAAGCGGCATTTCCAATCAAGAGGAGCTGGCCTATCTTGTAGGGACGGCAAGGCAGACTGTTTCGTCATGGGAACGCGACATCTTTTTACCGGACGGCGCCAATCTGATAAAGCTCTCGAAGGTATTGAATACCTCCATCGCATATATCATGGGCGAGACGCTGGACCCCGGCACAGTCAAAAGAGACGAAGAAAATCACGCGGAGGGTGACCGTCGGACCACGGCCTCTCCCGTATATACGCTGAAGGCGGGAGGCCCGTCGGCGCTTTTCTTATCGGTCGAGAGGAGCGAGGGCGGCAAGACGGTGCGTTATGATCTGCCGCCCGAACTCTCGGCAAGAATGCTGCCATTTATAGAAGAGTTGTGGGAACGGATAGAGAGGGAGATGGAGGGCAAATAA
- a CDS encoding lysophospholipid acyltransferase family protein yields MKEETRKKITSCQVRAFMAFAESIRPGWRANLLAGSIIPLLKLVGVRKDVARRNIMLCFPEKDEKEREKILAESYESMIWTGVEMLAWQHDPSLIDRMVVEVRGQEHVEKALRDGRGAVLFSAHLGSWELGAAWCSRHFPFYGLVRHSDSPFQRELIETLRERSGLRTISKDSSIKHVVTLLKNNEMIGALADQHWGDGGMTVPFFGQETSTAPGPAAFSMLTGAPMIPVSFTRLEPFKFRLIVGEPLEHPKDMKRDEAVCCLTIRMNEEYERMIRENPGQWLWQHRRFREIITD; encoded by the coding sequence TTGAAAGAAGAGACAAGAAAAAAAATCACAAGCTGTCAGGTACGCGCTTTCATGGCCTTTGCCGAGAGCATCCGTCCCGGTTGGCGCGCAAACCTGCTTGCCGGCTCGATAATACCGCTGCTGAAGCTGGTTGGGGTGCGCAAGGACGTGGCGCGCCGCAATATCATGCTCTGTTTTCCGGAAAAAGACGAAAAAGAGCGGGAAAAAATCCTCGCCGAGTCATACGAAAGCATGATCTGGACCGGTGTGGAGATGCTTGCCTGGCAGCACGACCCGTCGCTGATCGACCGTATGGTCGTGGAGGTACGCGGCCAGGAGCATGTGGAAAAGGCGCTGCGGGACGGCCGGGGCGCGGTGCTGTTCTCCGCCCACCTCGGCAGCTGGGAGCTCGGCGCTGCTTGGTGTTCGCGCCACTTTCCATTTTACGGGCTCGTGCGCCATTCGGACAGTCCATTCCAGCGCGAGCTGATAGAGACGCTGCGTGAACGCTCCGGACTGCGCACAATATCGAAAGATTCATCGATAAAACATGTGGTGACGCTGCTCAAAAACAATGAAATGATAGGAGCGCTCGCGGACCAGCATTGGGGCGACGGCGGCATGACGGTGCCCTTTTTCGGACAGGAGACCTCGACGGCCCCGGGGCCGGCGGCCTTTTCCATGCTTACGGGAGCGCCGATGATCCCCGTCTCCTTCACGCGCCTTGAGCCGTTTAAATTCCGCCTAATTGTGGGCGAGCCGCTTGAACATCCCAAAGATATGAAACGCGACGAAGCCGTGTGCTGCCTCACGATACGCATGAACGAGGAATACGAACGGATGATCCGCGAAAATCCCGGCCAGTGGCTCTGGCAGCACAGAAGATTCCGCGAAATAATAACTGACTGA